The following coding sequences lie in one Pseudomonas svalbardensis genomic window:
- a CDS encoding DUF4381 domain-containing protein, protein MSSLDQLQPLISPPPIEFWPPAPGWWLLLLLLPLIGFGLWKARHFFANKRPIVRAEQPLDPVRLAALAELARMPKPYDGAPAGAWLQQLNGLLKRLCRNHYPYSQSHTLNGRKWLAFLDNRCPAAGLTRWMVLVEGAYKPECKLDDKAIAGLTQAVDTWIRKHV, encoded by the coding sequence ATGAGCAGCCTCGATCAACTGCAACCACTGATTTCCCCGCCACCGATCGAATTCTGGCCACCGGCGCCGGGCTGGTGGCTGTTGCTGTTGTTACTGCCTCTGATCGGTTTCGGTCTGTGGAAGGCCAGGCACTTCTTTGCGAACAAACGCCCTATCGTGCGCGCCGAACAACCGCTGGACCCGGTGCGCCTCGCCGCGCTGGCAGAACTGGCGCGGATGCCCAAACCCTACGACGGCGCTCCGGCCGGTGCTTGGTTGCAGCAACTCAACGGTTTGCTCAAACGCCTGTGCCGCAACCATTACCCCTACAGCCAGAGCCATACCCTCAATGGGCGCAAATGGCTGGCATTCCTCGACAATCGTTGCCCGGCTGCCGGCCTGACCCGCTGGATGGTGCTGGTCGAAGGCGCCTACAAACCCGAATGCAAACTCGACGACAAGGCCATCGCCGGCCTGACGCAGGCTGTCGACACCTGGATTCGTAAACATGTTTGA
- a CDS encoding DUF58 domain-containing protein: protein MNALLPPEPGIRVSLAELIEMRHRVREVQLFSTPSQRSPLIGLHHSKLRGRGVDFDQVRVYQAGDDVRSIDWRVTARTQEPHTKLFHEERERPIFIMVEQSRRLFFGSGLMFKSVLAAQAASLIGWAALGHNDRVGGLVFGNNEHYEIKPRRSKQSLLQLLNRLVRVNQSLHTESEPDRDAFNIALRRAREVLRPGSLVIVICDERTLTEGAEQQLSLLSRHCDLLLLPVSDPLDHALPAAGLLRFAERGAQLELDTLNFELRQTYRAQAEARIARWELLAQKLRVLLMPLSTQSEMVEQLREYLNPQKPGKGR, encoded by the coding sequence ATGAACGCCCTCCTGCCGCCCGAGCCGGGCATCCGTGTCAGCCTCGCCGAGCTGATCGAGATGCGCCATCGCGTGCGTGAAGTGCAATTGTTTTCCACACCGAGCCAGCGCAGCCCGCTGATCGGCTTGCACCACTCCAAACTGCGCGGACGCGGGGTGGACTTCGATCAGGTGCGGGTCTATCAGGCCGGCGATGACGTGCGAAGCATCGACTGGCGCGTCACCGCCCGCACCCAGGAACCCCATACCAAGCTGTTCCATGAAGAGCGCGAGCGGCCGATTTTCATCATGGTCGAACAAAGTCGCCGGCTGTTTTTCGGCTCGGGACTGATGTTCAAATCGGTGCTCGCCGCCCAGGCCGCGAGCCTGATCGGCTGGGCTGCACTGGGTCATAACGATCGGGTCGGCGGACTGGTGTTTGGCAACAACGAGCACTATGAAATCAAGCCACGACGCAGCAAACAGAGCCTGCTGCAATTGCTCAACCGTCTGGTGCGGGTCAATCAGTCGCTGCACACGGAAAGCGAGCCGGACCGGGACGCCTTCAACATTGCCCTGCGTCGCGCCCGGGAAGTATTGCGTCCCGGCAGCCTGGTGATCGTGATCTGCGACGAACGCACCCTGACCGAGGGCGCCGAACAACAGCTGAGTTTGTTGTCGCGGCATTGCGATCTATTGCTGCTGCCCGTATCCGATCCACTGGATCACGCCTTGCCCGCCGCCGGACTTTTACGTTTCGCCGAACGCGGTGCGCAACTGGAACTCGACACCCTGAATTTCGAGCTGCGCCAGACCTATCGCGCCCAGGCCGAAGCGCGTATCGCTCGCTGGGAGCTGCTGGCGCAGAAGCTGCGGGTTTTGCTGATGCCCCTGAGCACCCAGAGCGAGATGGTCGAGCAACTGCGCGAGTACCTGAACCCGCAGAAACCGGGGAAAGGCCGATGA
- a CDS encoding AAA family ATPase has protein sequence MEHREALLALRTFLSTQILGQEKLIERLLIALLADGHMLVEGAPGLAKTKAIKELAEGIEAQFHRIQFTPDLLPADITGTEIYRPETGSFVFQQGPIFHNLVLADEINRAPAKVQSALLEAMGERQVSVGRSTYDLSPLFLVMATQNPIEQEGTYPLPEAQLDRFLMHVKIGFPDAAVERRILQQARGEALNGETKPERRVSQQAIFAARKEILGLYMADAVEEYLVQLVMATRTPAKFDPEMAEWIAYGASPRGSIALDRCARAHAWLAGRDFVSPEDIQAVLFDVLRHRIILSFEAEAAGIDQDRVVQRILDVVAVA, from the coding sequence ATGGAACATCGTGAAGCGCTGCTAGCGCTGCGAACCTTTCTTTCAACGCAGATTCTCGGCCAGGAAAAACTCATCGAGCGCTTGCTCATCGCTTTGCTCGCCGACGGCCACATGCTGGTCGAGGGCGCTCCGGGCCTGGCCAAGACCAAGGCCATCAAAGAACTTGCCGAAGGCATCGAAGCACAGTTCCATCGCATCCAGTTCACCCCCGACCTGTTGCCCGCGGACATTACCGGCACGGAAATCTACCGCCCGGAAACCGGCAGTTTCGTGTTCCAGCAAGGCCCGATCTTCCACAACCTGGTGCTGGCGGACGAAATCAACCGCGCCCCGGCCAAGGTTCAATCCGCCCTGCTCGAAGCCATGGGCGAACGCCAGGTCAGCGTCGGGCGCAGCACGTACGACCTGTCGCCGCTGTTCCTGGTGATGGCCACGCAAAACCCGATCGAACAGGAAGGCACCTACCCGTTACCCGAAGCCCAGCTCGACCGCTTCCTGATGCACGTGAAAATCGGCTTCCCGGACGCCGCCGTCGAACGTCGGATCCTGCAACAGGCCCGTGGCGAAGCACTGAACGGCGAAACCAAGCCCGAGCGCCGGGTCAGCCAGCAGGCGATTTTTGCCGCGCGCAAGGAAATCCTCGGCTTGTACATGGCCGACGCCGTGGAGGAATACCTGGTGCAACTGGTCATGGCCACACGCACCCCGGCCAAGTTCGACCCGGAGATGGCCGAGTGGATCGCCTATGGCGCCAGCCCACGCGGCTCGATCGCCCTCGACCGTTGCGCCCGGGCCCACGCCTGGCTGGCCGGTCGCGACTTCGTCAGCCCGGAAGACATTCAAGCGGTGCTGTTCGATGTGCTGCGTCACCGCATCATTCTTTCCTTTGAAGCCGAAGCCGCGGGCATCGACCAGGACCGGGTGGTCCAGCGGATTCTCGACGTCGTAGCCGTCGCTTGA
- a CDS encoding NAD-glutamate dehydrogenase — translation MAFFTAASKADFQHQLQAALAQHISEQALPQVALFAEQFFGIISLDELTQRRLSDLAGCTLSAWRLLERFDHAQPQVRVYNPDYERHGWQSTHTAVEVLHHDLPFLVDSVRTELNRRGYSIHTLQTTVLSVRRGSKGELLEILPKGTQGDDVLQESLMYLEIDRCANSAELNVLSKELEQVLGEVRVAVADFEPMKTKVQEILTGLDNSQFAVDPEEKAEIKSFLEWLVGNHFTFLGYEEFVVRDEADGGHIVYDQDSFLGLTKLLRTGLTYDDLRIEDYAVNYLREPTLLSFAKAAHPSRVHRPAYPDYVSIREIDADGNVIKECRFMGLYTSSVYGESVRVIPYIRRKVEEIERRSGFQAKAHLGKELAQVVEVLPRDDLFQTPVDELFATVMSIVQIQERNKIRVFLRKDPYGRFCYCLAYVPRDIYSTEVRQKIQQVLMDRLKASDCEFWTFFSESVLARVQLILRVDPKNRLDIDPVLLEKEVVQACRSWQDDYASLTVESFGEASGTNVLADFPKGFPAGYRERFAAHSAVVDMQHLLSLNEKNPLVMSFYQPLAQVSGQRMLHCKLYHADTPLALSDVLPILENLGLRVLGEFPYRLRHNSGREFWIHDFAFTAAEGLELDIQQLNDTLQDAFVHIVRGDAENDAFNRLVLTAGLPWRDVALLRAYARYMKQIRLGFDLGYIASTLNNHTDIARELTRLFKTRFYLARKLTSDDLEDKQQRLEHAILAALDDVQVLNEDRILRRYLDLIKATLRTNFYQTDAHGQNKSYFSFKFNPHQIPELPKPVPKFEIFVYSPRVEGVHLRFGNVARGGLRWSDREEDFRTEVLGLVKAQQVKNSVIVPVGAKGGFLPRRLPLGGSRDEIAAEGIACYRIFISGLLDITDNLKDGALVPPANVVRHDDDDPYLVVAADKGTATFSDIANGIAIDYGFWLGDAFASGGSAGYDHKKMGITAKGAWVGVQRHFRERGINVQEDNITVVGVGDMAGDVFGNGLLMSDKLQLVAAFNHLHIFIDPNPEPANSFAERQRLFDLPRSAWSDYDTSIMSEGGGIFSRSAKSIAISPQMKERFDIQADKLTPTELLNALLKAPVDLLWNGGIGTYVKASSESHADVGDKANDALRVNGNELRCKVVGEGGNLGMTQLGRVEFGLNGGGSNTDFIDNAGGVDCSDHEVNIKILLNEVVHAGDMTDKQRNQLLASMTDEVGNLVLGNNYKQTQALSLAARRALPRIAEYKRLMNDLEGRGKLDRAIEFLPAEEAINERIAAGHGLTRAELSVLISYSKIDLKEALLNSQVPDDDYLTRDMETAFPPTLVSKFSDAMRRHRLKREIVSTQIANDLVNHMGITFVQRLKESTGMSPANVAGAYVIVRDIFHLPHWFRQIEALDYQVSADVQLELMDELMRLGRRATRWFLRSRRNEQNAARDVAHFGPHLAALGLKLDELLEGPTREGWQTRYQAYVAAGVPELLARMVAGTTHLYTLLPIIEASDVTGQNAADVAKAYFAVGSALDITWYLQQISALPVENNWQALAREAFRDDVDWQQRAITISVLQQGDGTQDVETRLELWMEEHEGMIERWRAMLVEIRAASGTDYAMYAVANRELLDLALSGQAVVPVTATSTASAELEPAA, via the coding sequence ATGGCGTTCTTCACCGCAGCCAGCAAAGCCGACTTCCAGCACCAACTGCAAGCGGCACTGGCCCAGCACATCAGTGAACAGGCACTGCCACAAGTGGCGCTGTTCGCGGAACAATTTTTCGGCATCATTTCCCTGGACGAGCTGACCCAGCGTCGGTTGTCCGACCTCGCCGGCTGCACCCTTTCTGCGTGGCGCCTGCTTGAGCGCTTCGATCACGCGCAACCGCAAGTGCGCGTCTACAACCCCGATTACGAACGCCACGGCTGGCAGTCGACCCACACCGCGGTCGAAGTGCTGCACCACGACCTGCCATTTCTGGTGGACTCGGTACGCACCGAGCTGAACCGTCGCGGTTACAGCATCCACACCCTGCAAACCACTGTGCTGAGCGTGCGTCGCGGCAGCAAGGGCGAGCTGCTGGAAATCCTGCCGAAAGGCACCCAGGGCGACGACGTGCTGCAAGAGTCGTTGATGTACCTGGAAATCGACCGTTGCGCCAACTCGGCCGAACTGAATGTCCTGAGCAAGGAATTGGAACAGGTTCTCGGTGAAGTCCGCGTCGCGGTCGCCGATTTCGAACCGATGAAAACCAAGGTCCAGGAAATCCTCACCGGCCTGGACAACAGCCAGTTCGCTGTCGATCCTGAAGAAAAAGCTGAAATCAAAAGCTTCCTGGAATGGCTGGTGGGCAACCACTTCACCTTCCTGGGCTATGAAGAATTCGTGGTTCGCGATGAAGCCGACGGCGGCCACATCGTCTACGACCAGGATTCCTTCCTCGGCCTGACCAAATTGCTGCGCACCGGCCTGACCTACGATGACCTGCGCATCGAAGACTACGCCGTGAACTACCTGCGCGAACCGACCCTGTTGTCGTTCGCCAAGGCTGCGCACCCAAGCCGTGTACACCGTCCGGCTTACCCGGATTACGTGTCGATCCGTGAAATCGACGCCGACGGCAACGTCATCAAGGAATGCCGTTTCATGGGCCTGTACACCTCGTCGGTGTATGGCGAGAGCGTGCGGGTCATTCCGTACATCCGTCGCAAGGTCGAAGAAATCGAACGCCGTTCCGGCTTCCAGGCCAAGGCTCACTTGGGCAAGGAACTGGCTCAGGTGGTTGAAGTGCTGCCGCGCGACGACCTGTTCCAGACCCCGGTCGACGAACTGTTTGCCACCGTGATGTCGATCGTGCAGATCCAGGAACGCAACAAGATTCGCGTGTTCCTGCGTAAAGACCCGTACGGCCGCTTCTGCTACTGCCTGGCCTACGTGCCGCGCGACATCTACTCCACCGAAGTGCGTCAGAAGATCCAGCAAGTGCTGATGGATCGCCTGAAAGCCTCGGACTGCGAGTTCTGGACCTTCTTCTCCGAATCCGTGCTGGCCCGTGTGCAGCTGATTCTGCGCGTCGATCCGAAGAACCGTCTGGACATCGACCCTGTACTGCTGGAAAAAGAAGTGGTGCAAGCCTGCCGCAGCTGGCAGGACGACTACGCCAGCCTGACGGTTGAAAGTTTCGGTGAGGCCAGCGGCACCAACGTGCTGGCCGACTTCCCGAAAGGCTTCCCGGCCGGTTACCGTGAGCGTTTCGCCGCCCACTCGGCGGTTGTCGACATGCAGCACCTGCTGAGCCTGAACGAAAAAAATCCACTGGTGATGAGCTTCTATCAGCCGCTGGCTCAGGTCTCCGGCCAGCGCATGCTGCACTGCAAGCTGTATCACGCCGACACGCCGCTGGCGCTGTCCGACGTGTTGCCAATCCTGGAAAACCTCGGCTTGCGCGTGCTGGGTGAATTCCCGTATCGCCTGCGTCACAACAGCGGCCGCGAGTTCTGGATTCACGATTTCGCGTTCACCGCCGCTGAAGGCCTGGAGCTCGACATCCAGCAGCTCAACGACACCTTGCAGGACGCTTTCGTCCACATCGTGCGCGGGGATGCCGAGAACGATGCGTTCAACCGTTTGGTACTGACCGCCGGTCTGCCATGGCGCGACGTGGCGCTGCTGCGTGCCTACGCCCGTTACATGAAGCAGATTCGCCTGGGCTTCGATCTGGGTTACATCGCCAGCACCCTGAACAACCACACTGACATCGCTCGTGAGTTGACCCGGTTGTTCAAGACCCGCTTCTACCTGGCGCGCAAGCTCACCAGCGACGACCTGGAAGATAAGCAGCAACGCCTGGAACACGCGATTCTGGCCGCTCTGGACGACGTCCAAGTGCTGAACGAAGACCGTATCCTGCGTCGCTACCTGGACCTGATCAAGGCCACCCTGCGGACCAACTTCTACCAGACCGACGCGCACGGTCAGAACAAGTCCTACTTCAGCTTCAAGTTCAACCCGCACCAGATTCCAGAGCTGCCGAAGCCAGTACCGAAGTTCGAAATCTTCGTTTACTCGCCACGCGTCGAAGGCGTGCACCTGCGCTTCGGCAACGTTGCTCGCGGTGGTCTGCGCTGGTCCGACCGTGAAGAAGACTTCCGTACCGAAGTCCTGGGCCTGGTAAAAGCCCAGCAAGTGAAGAACTCAGTCATCGTGCCGGTGGGCGCCAAGGGCGGCTTCCTGCCGCGTCGCCTGCCACTGGGCGGCAGCCGTGACGAGATCGCGGCCGAGGGCATCGCCTGCTACCGCATCTTCATCTCGGGCCTGTTGGACATCACCGACAACCTGAAAGACGGCGCGCTGGTACCGCCGGCCAACGTCGTGCGTCATGACGACGATGACCCGTACCTGGTGGTGGCAGCGGACAAGGGCACTGCAACTTTCTCCGACATCGCCAACGGTATCGCCATCGACTACGGCTTCTGGCTCGGCGATGCGTTCGCATCGGGCGGCTCGGCCGGTTACGACCACAAGAAAATGGGCATCACCGCCAAGGGCGCGTGGGTTGGCGTTCAACGTCACTTCCGCGAACGCGGCATCAATGTTCAGGAAGACAACATTACGGTGGTCGGCGTCGGCGACATGGCCGGTGACGTGTTCGGTAACGGCTTGTTGATGTCCGACAAGCTGCAACTGGTCGCAGCGTTCAACCACCTGCACATCTTCATCGACCCGAACCCGGAGCCGGCCAACAGCTTCGCCGAGCGTCAGCGCCTGTTCGACCTGCCGCGTTCGGCCTGGTCGGATTACGACACCAGCATCATGTCCGAAGGCGGCGGGATCTTCTCCCGTAGCGCGAAAAGCATCGCGATTTCCCCGCAGATGAAAGAGCGCTTCGACATTCAGGCTGACAAGCTGACCCCGACTGAACTGCTGAACGCCTTGCTCAAGGCACCGGTGGATCTGTTGTGGAACGGCGGTATCGGTACTTACGTCAAAGCCAGCAGCGAAAGCCACGCCGATGTCGGCGACAAGGCCAACGATGCACTGCGCGTGAACGGCAACGAACTGCGCTGCAAAGTCGTGGGCGAGGGCGGTAACCTCGGTATGACCCAGCTGGGTCGTGTCGAATTCGGCCTCAATGGCGGCGGTTCCAACACCGACTTCATCGACAACGCCGGTGGTGTGGACTGCTCCGACCACGAAGTAAACATCAAGATTCTGCTGAACGAAGTGGTTCATGCCGGTGACATGACCGACAAGCAACGTAACCAGTTGCTGGCGAGCATGACCGACGAAGTCGGAAACCTGGTGCTTGGCAACAACTACAAGCAGACTCAGGCCCTGTCCCTGGCGGCCCGTCGTGCCTTGCCGCGGATTGCCGAATACAAGCGTCTGATGAACGATCTCGAAGGCCGCGGCAAGCTGGATCGCGCCATCGAGTTCCTGCCGGCTGAAGAGGCGATCAACGAGCGCATCGCGGCGGGCCATGGCCTGACCCGTGCCGAGCTTTCGGTGCTGATCTCTTACAGCAAGATCGACCTCAAGGAAGCGCTGCTCAATTCCCAGGTGCCGGACGACGACTACCTGACACGCGACATGGAAACCGCTTTCCCGCCGACCCTGGTGAGCAAGTTCTCCGACGCCATGCGCCGTCACCGTCTGAAGCGTGAGATCGTCAGCACCCAGATCGCGAACGATCTGGTCAACCACATGGGCATCACCTTCGTTCAACGACTGAAAGAGTCGACCGGCATGAGCCCGGCGAACGTGGCCGGTGCTTACGTGATCGTGCGTGACATCTTCCACCTCCCGCACTGGTTCCGGCAGATAGAGGCCCTGGACTACCAGGTTTCCGCTGACGTGCAACTGGAACTGATGGATGAGCTGATGCGTCTGGGCCGTCGCGCTACGCGCTGGTTCCTGCGCAGCCGTCGCAACGAGCAGAATGCTGCCCGTGACGTCGCGCACTTCGGTCCACATCTGGCCGCGCTGGGCCTCAAGCTCGACGAACTGCTGGAAGGCCCGACTCGCGAAGGCTGGCAGACCCGTTATCAGGCTTACGTTGCGGCTGGCGTTCCTGAGTTGCTGGCGCGCATGGTTGCAGGCACCACTCACCTGTACACCTTGCTGCCGATCATCGAAGCGTCCGACGTGACCGGTCAGAACGCAGCCGACGTGGCGAAGGCTTACTTCGCCGTGGGCAGCGCGCTGGACATCACCTGGTACCTGCAACAGATCAGCGCTCTGCCGGTTGAAAACAACTGGCAGGCCCTGGCCCGTGAAGCGTTCCGCGATGACGTCGACTGGCAACAACGTGCGATCACCATCTCCGTCCTGCAACAGGGCGACGGCACCCAGGACGTGGAAACACGCCTGGAGCTGTGGATGGAAGAGCACGAAGGCATGATCGAACGCTGGCGCGCCATGCTGGTAGAAATCCGTGCCGCCAGCGGCACTGATTACGCCATGTATGCGGTGGCCAACCGTGAGTTGCTGGATCTGGCGTTGAGCGGTCAAGCGGTAGTGCCAGTCACTGCCACTAGCACTGCCAGCGCTGAGTTGGAACCGGCGGCCTGA
- a CDS encoding ATPase, with translation MKLALVSTMTMTILLTGCSIPTAPKAVSSLDGIFTEPVGRSSATRVANGSNVSLGIVYSRNTQTNRAYLQDYQANAGTGFGQSLLVQPIHDAYVATSKPDLAVDWVKASLQRQFGSVTVYPDMQSLRAAKPDVVAVVDTRSQLMTSRSSDISANVSAAFYDTNLNYIGTAQGHDAKELSPVWADYKRSEEIVADINEQQNVQVRALQKFDQSLSNLLTRPTAKVSMIDNNIGTKLY, from the coding sequence ATGAAACTTGCACTTGTCAGCACCATGACGATGACGATTCTTTTAACGGGCTGTTCAATACCCACTGCACCAAAGGCTGTTTCTTCGCTCGACGGCATCTTCACCGAGCCGGTCGGCCGCAGCAGTGCCACGCGTGTCGCCAATGGCAGCAACGTGTCCCTGGGCATCGTCTACAGCCGCAACACTCAGACCAACCGCGCCTACCTTCAGGATTACCAGGCCAACGCCGGCACCGGTTTCGGCCAAAGCCTGCTGGTGCAGCCGATCCACGATGCCTACGTCGCCACCTCAAAACCCGACCTGGCGGTGGACTGGGTCAAGGCGTCCTTGCAACGTCAATTTGGATCGGTGACGGTGTACCCGGACATGCAAAGTCTCAGGGCCGCTAAACCGGACGTGGTTGCCGTCGTCGACACGCGCAGTCAACTGATGACGTCGCGCAGTTCGGATATCAGCGCGAATGTCAGCGCAGCGTTCTACGATACCAACTTGAACTACATCGGCACTGCACAAGGGCATGACGCTAAAGAACTGAGCCCGGTATGGGCGGACTATAAACGCAGCGAAGAGATAGTTGCCGACATTAACGAACAACAGAATGTGCAAGTTCGGGCCTTGCAGAAGTTTGACCAGTCGCTCAGTAATTTATTGACCAGGCCGACAGCTAAAGTGTCGATGATCGATAATAATATAGGCACAAAGTTGTATTGA